A stretch of Bos taurus isolate L1 Dominette 01449 registration number 42190680 breed Hereford chromosome 5, ARS-UCD2.0, whole genome shotgun sequence DNA encodes these proteins:
- the SBF1 gene encoding myotubularin-related protein 5 isoform X4 — protein sequence MARLADYFVLVAFGPHPRGSGEGQGQILQRFPEKDWEDNPFPQGIELFCQPSGWQLCPERNPPTFFVAVLTDINSERHYCACLTFWEPVEPTQEELCARDAAERDEEANEGGPGALPPPTPSPPGQLFAPKTLVLVSRLDHVEVFRNSLGLIYTIHVEGLNVGLENVVGNLLTCVIPLAGGSQRTISLGAGDRQVIQTPLTDSLPISRCSVALLFRQLGITNVLSLFCAALTEHKVLFLSRSYQRLSDACRGLLALLFPLRYSFTYVPILPAQLLEVLSTPTPFIIGVNAAFQAEAQELLDVIVADLDGGTVTVPECVHIPPLPEPLQSQTHSILSMVLDPELELADLAFPPPTTSISSLKMQDKELRAVFLRLFAQLLQGYRWCLHMVRIHPEPVIRFHKAAFLGQRGLVEDDFLMKVLEGMAFAGFVSERGVPYRPTDLFDELVAHEVARMRADENHPQRVLRHVKELAEQLYKNENPYPAVAMHKVQRPGEASHLRRAPRPFPRLDEGMVQWIVDQATAKMQGAPPAVKAEKRTTVPSGPPMTAIVERSGGLHGNSARRLEVVRNCISYVFEGKMLEAKKLLPAVLRALKGRAARRCLAQELHLHVQQNRAVLDHQQFDFVVRMMNCCLQDCTSLDEHGIAAALLPLVTAFCRKLSPGVTQFAYSCVQEHVVWSTPQFWEAMFYGDVQTHIRALYLEPAEDRDSFSVGEAPVQEDERSALDVASEQRRLWPTLSREKQQELVQKEESTVFSQAIHYANRMSYLLLPLDSSKSRLLRERAGLGELESASNSLVTNSMAGSVAESYDTESGFEDAETCDVAGAVVRFINRFVDKVCTESGVTSDHLKGLHVMVPDIVQMHIETLEAVHRESKRLPPIQKPKLLRPRLLPGEECVLDGLRVYLLPDGREEGAGGPGGGPALLPAEGAVFLTTYRVIFTGMPTDPLVGEQVVVRSFPVAALTKEKRVSVQTPVDQLLQDGLQLRSCTFQLLKMAFDEEVGSDSAELFRKQLHKLRYPPDIRGTFALSLGSAHTPGRPPRANKDKGPSFRTLSRNLVKNAKKTIGRQYVTRKKYNPPSWEHRGQPPPEDQEDEISVSEELEPSTLTPSSALKPSDRMTMSSLVERACCRDYQRLGLGTLSSSLSRAKSEPFRISPVNRMYAICRSYPGLLIVPQSVQDNALQRVSRCYRQNRFPVVCWRSGRSKAVLLRSGGLHGKGVVGLFKAQNAPSPGQSQADSSSLEQEKYLQAVVSSMPRYADASGRNTLSGFSSAHMGSHGKWGSVRASGRSGGLSTDVGSRLAGVGPPQANGAPPEPGFLRPQRAALYIIGDKAQLKGVRPDPLQQWELVPIEVFEARQVKASFKKLLKACVPGCPATEPSPASFLRSLEDSEWLIQIHKLLQVSVLVVELLDSGSSVLVSLEDGWDITTQVVSLVQLLSDPFYRTLEGFRLLVEKEWLSFGHRFSHRGAHTLAGQSSGFTPVFLQFLDCVHQIHLQFPMEFEFSPFYLKFLGYHHVSRRFRTFLLDSDYERIELGLLYEEKGDRRAPQACRSVWEYVERLSKRTPVFYNYMYAPEDAEVLRPYSNVSNLKVWDFYTEETLAEGPPYDWELAQGPPEPPEEERPDGGAPQSRRRVVWPCYDSRPRAQPDAISRLLEEMQRLETELGRPPERWKDAWDRVKAAQRLEGRPDGRGTPSSLLVSSVPHHRRSLGVYLQEGPVGSTLSLSLDSDQSSGSTASSSRQAARRSTSTLYSQFQTAESENRSYEGTLYKKGAFMKPWKARWFVLDKTKHQLRYYDHRADTECKGVIDLAEVEAVAPGTPAMGAPKTVDEKAFFDVKTTRRVYNFCAQDVPSAQQWVDQIQSCLSDA from the exons ATGGCGCGGCTCGCGGACTACTTCGTGCTGGTGGCGTTCGGGCCGCACCCGCGCG GGAGTGGGGAAGGCCAGGGCCAGATCCTGCAGCGCTTCCCGGAGAAGGACTGGGAGGACAACCCATTCCCTCAGGGTATCGAGCTG TTCTGCCAGCCCAGCGGGTGGCAGCTGTGTCCTGAGCGGAACCCGCCCACCTTCTTCGTCGCTGTCCTCACCGACATCAACTCCGAGCGGCACTACTGTGCCTGCCTGACCTTCTGGGAGCCTGTGGAGCCCACGCAG GAAGAGCTGTGTGCCCGGGACGCCGCCGAGCGGGATGAGGAGGCCAATGAGGGGGGCCCGGGGGCACTGCCGCCCCCCACGCCCAGCCCGCCCGGCCAGCTGTTTGCTCCAAAGACGCTGGTGTTGGTGTCACGGCTGGACCACGTGGAGGTGTTCAGG AACAGCCTCGGCCTCATCTACACCATCCACGTAGAGGGTCTGAACGTGGGCCTGGAGAACGTGGTCGGGAATCTGCTGACGTGCGTCATCCCCCTGGCTGGGGGCTCTCAG AGAACCATCTCTCTGGGCGCTGGGGACCGGCAGGTCATTCAGACCCCGCTCACCGACTCACTGCCCATCAGCCGCTGCAGCGTGGCCCTGCTGTTCCGCCAGCTGG GCATCACGAACGTGCTGTCCCTATTCTGCGCGGCGCTCACGGAGCACAAGGTGCTCTTCCTATCGCGGAGCTACCAACGGCTCTCGGACGCTTGCCGGGGACTCCTGGCGCTGCTGTTCCCGCTCAGATACAG CTTCACCTACGTGCCCATCCTGCCGGCACAGCTCCTGGAGGTGCTCAGCACGCCCACACCCTTCATCATCGGAGTCAACGCCGCCTTCCAGGCAGAGGCCCAGGAGCTG CTGGACGTGATTGTTGCTGATCTAGATGGCGGGACGGTGACTGTCCCCGAGTGTGTGCACATTCCTCCCCTGCCTGAGccgctgcagagtcagacacacagcaTCCTGAGCATG GTTCTGGATCCAGAGCTGGAGCTGGCTGATCTTGCCTTCCCTCCACCTACAACGTCCATTTCCTCCCTGAAGATGCAG GACAAGGAGCTGCGCGCCGTCTTCCTGCGGCTCTTTGCTCAGCTCCTGCAAGGCTACCGCTGGTGTCTGCACATGGTCCGCATCCACCCAGAGCCCGTCATCCGTTTCCATAAG GCAGCTTTCCTGGGCCAGCGCGGGCTGGTGGAGGATGATTTCCTGATGAAGGTGCTGGAGGGCATGGCCTTTGCAGGCTTCGTGTCCGAGCGCGGGGTCCCCTACCGCCCTACAGACCTGTTTGATGAg CTGGTGGCCCATGAAGTCGCTCGGATGCGGGCAGATGAGAACCACCCCCAGCGAGTTCTGCGTCACGTCAAGGAACTGGCCGAGCAGCTCTACAAGAAC GAGAACCCGTATCCTGCCGTGGCTATGCACAAGGTGCAGCGGCCAGGCGAGGCCAGCCACCTGCGGCGGGCGCCCCGGCCCTTCCCCCGGCTGGACGAGGGCATGGTGCAGTGGATCGTGGATCAGGCCACAGCCAAGATGCAGGGCGCGCCCCCAGCTGTGAAGGCTGAGAAGAGGACCACTGTGCCCTCGGGGCCGCCCATGA CGGCCATTGTGGAGCGGAGTGGCGGGCTGCATGGTAACAGCGCACGCCGGCTAGAGGTGGTCCGGAACTGCATCTCCTACGTGTTCGAGGGGAAGATGCTGGAGGCCAAGAAG CTGCTCCCGGCTGTGCTGAGGGCCCTGAAGGGGCGTGCGGCCCGCCGCTGCCTTGCCCAGGAGCTACATCTGCACGTGCAGCAGAACCGCGCCGTCCTGGACCACCAGCAGTTCGACTTCGTGGTCCGCATGATGAACTGCTGCCTGCAG GACTGCACCTCCCTGGACGAGCACGGCATCGCAGCTGCTTTACTGCCCCTGGTCACTGCCTTCTGCCGG AAGCTGAGCCCAGGGGTGACACAGTTTGCATACAGCTGCGTGCAGGAGCACGTGGTGTGGAGCACGCCGCAGTTCTGGGAGGCCATGTTCTACGGGGACGTGCAGACCCACATCCGGGCCCTTTATCTGGAGCCTGCGGAGGACCGAGACTCCTTCTCG GTAGGGGAGGCGCCTGTGCAGGAGGACGAGCGTTCTGCCCTGGACGTGGCGTCTGAGCAGAGGCGCCTGTGGCCCACGCTGAGCCGAGAGAAGCAGCAGGAGCTGGTGCAGAAGGAGGAGAGCACCGTCTTCAGCCAGGCCATCCACTACGCCAACCGCATGAGCTACCTGCTCCTGCCCCTGGACAGCAGCAAGAGCCGCCTGCTTCGGGAGCGCGCGGGGCTGGGCGAGCTTGAGAGCGCCAGCAACAGCCTCGTCACCAACAG CATGGCGGGCAGCGTGGCGGAGAGCTATGACACGGAGAGCGGCTTCGAGGACGCAGAGACCTGTGACGTGGCCGGGGCTGTGGTCCGCTTCATCAACCGCTTTGTGGACAAGGTCTGCACAGAGAGTGGGGTCACCAGCGACCACCTCAAGGGGCTGCATGTCATGGTGCCAG ACATCGTCCAGATGCACATCGAGACCCTGGAGGCTGTGCACAGAGAGAGCAAGAGGCTGCCCCCCATCCAAAAG CCCAAACTGCTTCGGCCACGCCTGCTGCCTGGAGAGGAGTGTGTGCTGGACGGCCTTCGCGTTTACCTGTTGCCCGACGGGCGAGAGGAGGGCGCAGGGGGCCCTGGAGGCGGCCCTGCACTGCTGCCGGCCGAGGGCGCCGTTTTCCTCACCACGTACCGGGTCATCTTCACGGGGATGCCCACCGACCCCCTGG TGGGGGAGCAGGTGGTGGTCCGCTCCTTCCCGGTGGCTGCGCTGACCAAGGAGAAGCGCGTCAGTGTCCAGACCCCTGTGGACCAGCTCCTGCAGGACGGGCTGCAGCTGCGTTCCTGCACTTTCCAG CTGCTGAAGATGGCATTTGACGAAGAGGTGGGGTCTGACAGCGCTGAgctcttccgcaagcagctgcaCAAGCTGCGGTACCCCCCAGACATCAGAGGCACGTTCGCACTCAGCCTGGGTTCTGCCCACACCCCCGGCCGGCCGCCCCGTGCCAACAAGGACAAGGGACCTTCCTTCAG GACCCTGTCCAGGAACCTGGTGAAGAACGCCAAGAAGACTATCGGGCGGCAGTATGTCACTCGGAAGAAGTACAACCCCCCGAGCTGGGAGCACCGGGGCCAGCCGCCCCCCGAGGACCAGGAGGACGAGAtctctg TGTCGGAGGAGCTGGAGCCCAGCACGCTGACCCCGTCCTCGGCCTTGAAGCCCTCGGACCGCATGACCATGAGCAGCCTGGTGGAGCGGGCGTGCTGCCGGGACTACCAGCGCCTGGGGCTGGGCACGCTGAGCAGCAGCCTGAGCCGAGCCAAGTCTGAGCCCTTCCGGATCTCCCCGGTGAACCGCATGTACGCCATCTGCCGCAG CTACCCCGGGTTGCTGATCGTGCCCCAGAGCGTCCAGGACAACGCTCTGCAGCGCGTCTCCCGCTGCTACCGCCAGAACCGCTTTCCGGTGGTCTGCTGGCGCAGCGGGCGCTCCAAGGCTGTGCTTCTGCGCTCTGGAGGCCTGCACGGCAAGGGTGTCGTAGGTCTATTCAAGGCCCAAAATGCGCCTTCTCCAG GCCAGTCCCAGGCCGACTCCAGCAGCCTGGAACAGGAGAAGTACCTGCAGGCTGTAGTCAGCTCCATGCCGCGTTACGCGGATGCATCCGGCCGCAACACGCTCAGCGGCTTCTCCTCCGCCCACATGGGCAGCCATG GTAAATGGGGCAGCGTCCGGGCCAGTGGGCGCAGTGGTGGGCTCAGCACTGATGTGGGCTCCCGGCTAGCCGGCGTGGGCCCCCCCCAGGCCAACGGGGCCCCTCCTGAGCCAGGCTTTCTGCGGCCGCAGCGTGCAGCCCTCTATATCATTGGAGACAAAGCCCAGCTGAAG GGTGTGCGGCCAGACCCCCTGCAGCAGTGGGAGCTGGTGCCCATCGAGGTGTTTGAGGCGCGGCAGGTGAAGGCGAGTTTCAAGAAGCTGCTGAAGGCCTGCGTCCCTGGCTGTCCTGCCACCGAGCCCAGTCCCGCCTCCTTCCTGCGCTCACTGGAAGACTCAGAGTGGCTCATCCAG ATCCACAAGCTGCTGCAGGTGTCGGTGCTGGTGGTGGAGCTCCTGGACTCGGGCTCCTCCGTCCTGGTGAGCCTGGAGGACGGCTGGGACATCACCACGCAG GTCGTGTCCCTGGTGCAGCTGCTCTCTGACCCCTTCTACCGCACCCTGGAGGGCTTCCGTCTGCTAGTGGAGAAGGAGTGGTTGTCCTTTGGCCATCGCTTCAGCCACCGCGGGGCCCACACCCTAGCTGGGCAGAGCAGTGGCTTCACTCCAGTCTTCCTGCAGTTCCTGGACTGTGTACACCAG ATCCACCTGCAGTTCCCAATGGAGTTCGAGTTCAGCCCTTTCTACCTCAAGTTCCTTGGCTACCACCACGTGTCCCGCCGCTTCCGGACCTTCCTGCTGGACTCGGACTATGAACGCATTGAGCTTG GGTTGCTTTACGAGGAGAAGGGGGACCGCCGGGCCCCGCAGGCCTGCCGCTCGGTGTGGGAGTACGTGGAGCGGCTGAGCAAGCGGACGCCCGTGTTTTACAACTACATGTACGCGCCGGAGGACGCGGAG GTCCTGCGGCCCTACAGCAACGTGTCCAACCTGAAGGTGTGGGACTTCTACACCGAGGAGACGCTGGCCGAGGGCCCCCCCTACGACTGGGAACTGGCGCAGGGGCCCCCTGAGCCCCCGGAGGAAGAGCGGCCAGATGGGGGTGCCCCCCAGAGCAGGCGCCGGGTGGTGTGGCCCTGCTATGACAGCCGGCCCAGAGCCCAGCCCGACGCCATCTCCCGGCTCCTGGAG gagatgcagcggCTGGAGACCGAGCTGGGCCGACCCCCCGAGCGCTGGAAGGACGCCTGGGATCGGGTGAAGGCAGCCCAGCGCCTCGAGGGCCGGCCAGACGGACGT GGCACCCCCAGCTCCCTGCTGGTGTCCAGCGTGCCCCACCACCGCCGCTCGCTGGGTGTGTACCTGCAGGAGGGCCCCGTGGGCTCCACGCTGAGCCTCAGCCTGGACAGTGACCAGAGCAGCGGCTCTACCGCGTCCAGCTCGCGGCAGGCAGCCCGCCGCAGCACCAGCACCCTCTACAGCCAGTTCCAGACGGCAGAGAGTGAGAACAG GTCCTACGAGGGCACCCTGTACAAGAAGGGCGCCTTCATGAAGCCCTGGAAGGCCCGCTGGTTCGTGCTGGACAAGACGAAGCACCAG ctGCGCTACTACGACCACCGCGCCGACACGGAGTGCAAGGGCGTCATCGACCTGGCCGAGGTGGAGGCTGTGGCGCCGGGCACGCCCGCCATGGGCGCCCCCAAGACCGTGGACGAGAAGGCGTTCTTTGAC GTGAAGACGACGCGTCGTGTTTACAACTTCTGTGCCCAGGACGTGCCGTCGGCCCAGCAGTGGGTGGACCAGATCCAGAGCTGCCTGTCGGACGCCTGA